The Clostridia bacterium genome contains a region encoding:
- a CDS encoding glycosyltransferase family 4 protein, which translates to MIGHKVVPSRRGGIENVLTTLCPMLVEMGHEVTCYNRSSDKVENEYVGTVKNKMYKGVKLKNAWTLNVRGFAAMIASFTAAISASFSNYDVIHFHAEGPCAALWIPKLFGKKCVATVHGLDWQREKWGKGFASKYIKFGEKILAKYADEVIVLSQAAQDYFKETYGRETTIIHNGISRPEKKEAEIITEKYGLKKDEYIAIVSRLTAEKGIHYLIDAYKSLETDKKLLIAGDTSDTDAYVRMLKEKAKGNPNIIFTGFVSGDTLNEIYSNAYLNVLPSDLEGMSLCLLEALSYGNALLCSDIPENTAVAEDKAMYFKKSDVADLADKLKLLCTDSRQKELLKNGADTFVLNKYSWQEVVKATCRLYQK; encoded by the coding sequence ATGATTGGGCATAAGGTTGTTCCCTCAAGACGTGGCGGCATCGAAAATGTGCTGACCACCCTTTGTCCCATGCTTGTGGAAATGGGGCATGAGGTTACCTGCTATAACCGCTCCTCGGATAAAGTGGAAAACGAATATGTGGGAACGGTAAAAAACAAAATGTATAAGGGCGTAAAGCTGAAAAATGCATGGACACTAAACGTCAGGGGCTTTGCCGCAATGATTGCATCCTTTACGGCGGCAATTTCGGCTTCCTTTAGCAATTACGATGTAATACATTTCCACGCAGAAGGTCCCTGTGCGGCGCTCTGGATTCCAAAGCTTTTCGGGAAAAAATGCGTTGCCACCGTGCATGGGCTGGATTGGCAGAGAGAAAAATGGGGCAAGGGCTTTGCCTCCAAATATATTAAATTCGGCGAAAAAATTCTGGCAAAATATGCAGATGAGGTCATTGTTTTAAGTCAGGCGGCGCAGGATTATTTTAAGGAAACCTACGGGCGGGAAACCACCATCATTCATAACGGCATCAGCCGTCCTGAAAAAAAAGAAGCTGAAATCATCACCGAAAAATACGGCTTGAAAAAAGACGAATACATAGCAATCGTTTCAAGACTGACCGCGGAAAAGGGGATTCATTATCTTATTGATGCGTATAAGAGCCTTGAAACGGACAAAAAGCTTTTGATTGCAGGGGATACCAGCGATACCGATGCGTATGTGCGTATGCTTAAGGAAAAGGCAAAAGGGAATCCGAATATTATCTTTACGGGCTTTGTGTCGGGGGATACGTTAAATGAAATTTATTCCAATGCCTACTTAAACGTATTGCCCTCAGACTTAGAAGGTATGTCCCTTTGCCTTTTGGAGGCACTTTCTTACGGCAATGCCCTTTTGTGCTCGGATATTCCCGAAAACACAGCGGTTGCAGAGGATAAAGCCATGTACTTTAAAAAAAGCGATGTGGCGGATTTGGCGGATAAATTAAAGCTTTTATGTACCGACAGCAGGCAGAAAGAGCTGCTAAAGAATGGTGCAGATACATTTGTTTTAAACAAATACAGCTGGCAGGAGGTTGTAAAAGCAACCTGCAGGCTTTATCAGAAATAA
- a CDS encoding sugar transferase: protein MPYIDQDKVDAKTREKLEAIIEKSYSTFWAQKRLFDIFFATLILLFFLPLMIVIAIVIVIDDPSAGPFYKQIRVGRHGQEFYMYKFRTMRANADKMIDELAKQNEMDGPVFKIKEDPRITRVGKYLRKLSLDELMQFFNVLKGDMTLVGPRPPLPREVKYYTDYQRLRLLVTPGLTCTWQISKNRNDIPFEQWVEMDIEYIQTRTYLNDLKIMLKTPLVMLTATGR from the coding sequence ATGCCGTACATTGATCAGGACAAAGTTGATGCAAAAACAAGAGAAAAGTTAGAAGCGATTATCGAAAAATCCTATTCCACCTTTTGGGCGCAGAAGAGACTTTTTGATATTTTCTTCGCAACCTTAATTTTACTGTTTTTCTTACCGCTGATGATTGTCATTGCCATTGTGATTGTCATTGACGATCCCAGCGCAGGGCCGTTTTACAAGCAAATCAGAGTCGGACGGCACGGCCAAGAATTTTATATGTACAAATTCAGAACCATGCGTGCCAATGCCGATAAAATGATTGACGAGCTGGCAAAGCAGAACGAAATGGACGGACCTGTATTCAAAATAAAGGAAGACCCCCGCATCACAAGAGTCGGCAAGTATTTAAGAAAGCTTTCTTTAGACGAGCTGATGCAGTTCTTTAACGTTTTAAAGGGCGACATGACCCTGGTAGGTCCGCGTCCGCCGCTGCCGAGAGAGGTAAAGTATTATACCGATTACCAGCGTCTTCGTCTGCTGGTTACCCCGGGACTTACCTGCACCTGGCAGATTTCCAAAAACAGAAACGACATCCCCTTTGAACAGTGGGTGGAAATGGATATCGAATACATACAAACCAGAACATATCTTAATGATTTGAAAATTATGCTGAAAACACCGCTTGTCATGCTTACGGCGACCGGGCGGTAA
- a CDS encoding ChbG/HpnK family deacetylase: MIYFCADDYGLCDSVNLHIQQCIDGGTLNKVSVFPNFDAVDLRKFNPDTRISLHLNLVEGKCLSKAEEIDLLADKNGNFKHTFFGLFKLWLFQPKKLEAQLYKEIKLQVLCWRRALPEGVDFCIDSHQHTHMLPPVFNALLQVLKDEKMNIEYMRIPAEPILPYLKAPSLYFTYSPVNLIKQWLLKFLWLCNKRKAKHIKKAYFMGILFSGKMDEKRVLKILPAYEKLARKTGADIEVLFHPGFIEQEKEIENIVFPKFYFSENRKTEFDSVKKIAERSV; the protein is encoded by the coding sequence GTGATTTATTTTTGTGCAGACGATTACGGACTTTGCGACAGCGTTAATCTTCACATTCAGCAATGCATAGACGGCGGTACGCTGAACAAAGTAAGCGTTTTTCCGAATTTTGATGCGGTGGATTTGCGAAAATTCAACCCGGATACCAGAATTTCTTTGCATTTGAATCTGGTGGAGGGTAAATGCCTGTCTAAGGCGGAGGAAATTGACCTGCTTGCAGACAAAAACGGAAATTTTAAGCATACCTTTTTTGGACTTTTTAAGCTGTGGCTGTTTCAACCGAAAAAACTGGAGGCACAGCTGTATAAGGAAATCAAGTTGCAGGTTTTGTGCTGGAGAAGGGCATTGCCTGAGGGTGTGGACTTTTGTATCGACAGCCATCAGCATACCCACATGCTGCCACCCGTCTTTAATGCCTTGCTACAGGTGTTAAAGGACGAAAAAATGAATATAGAGTATATGCGGATTCCTGCAGAGCCGATTTTGCCGTATCTGAAAGCTCCGTCACTGTATTTTACATACAGTCCGGTCAATCTTATCAAGCAATGGCTTTTAAAATTTCTTTGGCTCTGCAATAAAAGGAAAGCAAAACATATAAAAAAAGCATATTTTATGGGTATTTTGTTTTCGGGGAAAATGGACGAAAAAAGAGTTCTGAAAATTTTGCCCGCATATGAAAAGCTTGCCCGAAAAACAGGAGCGGATATTGAAGTGCTGTTCCATCCCGGATTTATAGAGCAAGAAAAAGAAATCGAAAATATTGTATTCCCGAAATTTTATTTTTCGGAGAACAGAAAAACAGAATTTGATTCTGTCAAAAAAATAGCAGAAAGAAGTGTTTGA